The window ATCTGTTCCTCCAATACTGCTCATTGGCTAACATAATTTTACAGAGGAAGATGAActgcatccgcctctgtggtgtagtggttagtgtgattagctgccatccctcagaggttcgggttcgattcccggctctgccacgaattttgaaaagtggtacgagggctggtacggggtccactcagcctcgggaggtcaactgagtagaggtgggttcgattcccatctcagccatcctggaagtggttttccgtggtttcccatttctcctccaggcgaatgccggaatggttccaaacttaaggccacgaccgcttccttctctcttccttgtctatcccttccgcaagcaggtgaggccgcctggacgccgcctccccagttgtatccccgacccagagtctgaagctccaggacactgcccttgagatggtagaggtgggatccctccctgagtcggggggaaaatccaaccctgtacggtaagcagattaagaaagaaagatgaactGCAACTTTAGAATGTAGTAAGCTACCCATAATTGTACACCATAATTGTACTGATCGCTTTCGGAACACATGAAAATTCTAAATCTCCATTCTCTTATCTCTGATATGGTTTTCCTTTCAATACTACcacacaagttttcattccgtccctgaagaggacagggaagggctaggagtgggaaggaagcggcggctcTCCTAGACGGCCAAGGGAGATTTGATCTTGTGAAGGAGATACTGTATTCGGAGAAAGTAAGGGGGTTGACGGCCGCGACCtataataggaactgttccggcattcaccttactgcaggagaatggaaaaccacggaaaaccattctcaggatagccgaccgTGGGGACGAGCACTTCTTCATCTCCCAAATTCAGAGCTGTGGAGCCATGAACACTAGTACAGCCGAAGccgactctgcatccgccgactttCCTTGAAACCGAGAGAgatgttctttttctttcttaatctgtttaccctccaggtttggattttccctcggacttagcgagggaacccgcctctaccgcctcaagagcagtgtcctggatcgtgagatattgggtcaggggatacaactaaaGAGGCTgacagtgcctcgcccaggtggcctcacctactatgctaaacaggggccttggtgggggatgggaagattggaaaggatagacaaggaagagggaaggaagcgcccgtggccttaagttaggtattatcccggcattttcctggacgcgaagtggaaaaccacggaaaaccacttccaggatggctgagatgggaatcgaatccacctctactcagttgacctcccgaggctgagtggacccagtaccagccctcgtaccacttttcaaaattcgtggcagagctgggaatcgaacccgggcctccgggggtggcagctaactaatcacactaaccactacaccacagaggcggaccccagaGAGATGTTACTGCTCGTTAGAGGCCTATTTGGTTTAAACTATTGAGAAAGTGTTTTCCACCTGTGTATGTGAGTCCAATAATTAACTGCTTTAtactgtctggccgaggcggtaaaggcgtcttCACTTCACCtggaaggatatgggttcgattccccgtcgggaagtcgaaaaatttaacgAAAGAGATGTCCACTTCGGTGGGGAGTTACATGGccttcaggttcactcagcctacaccaaaaatgagtaccagattaattcctgggggcaaaggcgcccgggcgtaTTGCTGAGCAcattaccccatcaagtgccgaggtaacggatagtggaagcctttaccttccatctaTTCCAGGGTCTTCATAGCCTGCATGGAGATGATGACTGTCTGGCAAacttcttttttcatttattcaaacGAAAAAGAATAACTTTGCTATTCTTGTTCACTTCTGAAAACAAACCAATTTCAAGATTCAACCCCTCTCGAAAGAAGCGAGTTGTAGTGTGCCATATGTAGTGTAAAATTAGAAATATCTACAAGAACGAGACATACTCAGATGACCTCTTACGTCACGAAAACTTTGGAAAATCGCCGGTTTTAACGCATTATAAATGTAAAGCACACTGATGCAGTAATTTTTGAAATTTCTATTGTTCTACTACAAAAGCATCTATCAAAGTCCACACCTGACAAGTAAACTTGGTGCTGAAAATTGCAAAAGTCTCGCATCCCATTGTCGTATTTTGGACTGGTTTTCTAAGACTGAAAAATTCGTTGCTTCTGTGAATGTAGCCTTAAATTTTTGACCGGTCCTGTAATGGTAGCGGATGCTTGGCGTGTGGCCCCCAACCTCATGAGACTAACTGAGAAGTCATTTGCTGTTAGGGAGGGATCCGGTGAAGAAAGCTAAGCATTATAGCTGAGGACATCACCACACTGATCACTTGAGCTCCATCACCTGctactaggcgagttggccgtgcggttaggagcgcgcagctgtgagctcgcatccgggagatagtgggttcaaatcccactgtcggcagccctaaagacctatttgtgtcggtgcgacgtaaaccaaataccAAAAAAAGCATCATCTGCTAATGATCTGACTGGTCAGTCGTCTTGACAGGAGAAAGCTCATAATGTGCTGAGTGTGTTACCGTTCTGCCGTAGGATACGTTCATCTTTTCATTTcaatactgccgggctgagtggctcagacggttaaggcgctggccttctaaccccaacttggcaggttcgatcctggctcagtccggtggtatttgaaggtgctcaaatacgacatccccgtgtcggtagatttactagcacgttaaagaactcctgcgggactaaattccggcacctcggcgtctccgaagaccttgaaaagtagttagtgggacgtaaagcaaatagctttattattattattattattattattattattattattattcatattattattattatttcaatactaGATCCCTCGGTAAACATCCCTCCATCCCAAAAATGTGTATTCCAGACTTCCTTCAAAGGTTCCAAACTACAAAAGCTATAAAAATATAATGACTGACTTGAAAAGAGGAAGATCCAAAGAATCTCCCGAAATAACTTCCAGAATATACGGTGCAAGAGCAAAGGGTGAGCCCATCCACCATTCTGGGGTGAAATCGAAGATAGAAGCTTGGAGTAAAATTAGTATAACGCGGTACCTTGACGTGTCGTGACATGGGGTGACGTGACGTGAGATTGAAGTTATAAGGagttacttaagtgcggccagtatccagtatttcagagatagtgggttagaaaacccactgtcggcagccttgaagatgagtttccgtggtttcccattatctcatcaggcagatgctggggctgtaccttaattaaggccacggccgcttccttcccactcctagccctttcctgccccatcatcgccataagacctatctgtgtcggtgcgatgtaaagcaacttataaaagaaacaaaagttattaggattattgtcatcatcatcatctttcatgTATTAGCCCTATTTTCACGCCATGTCTTCCTCGgagtcccagagatctcttcctaCCGGGGCAGTAGTGTATGACTGCTTTCGGGATCCTGTTTCCGTCCATCCTGTATAGGTgctctagccaatttctctggtattcatagatgtattccaatataggaTGTATttcaatatgtattccaatataggaTTAAATTTTTGCTCTAAATTGTAGAATTAACTCAAGTAAAGGGGCTATATTATTTAAATTTCCGAGAGATAGGAGGGCAAAATGGGTGCAGAATAGCCGACGTGATAAGTGACAGCCAACAGAATATTCACAGCTATGCGAGGTTTGCTTGATAAAAATGAAATAGTAACCAGCCAAGTGTCCGCTTTCTTAGCGTAACAGTTAGTTTTATTGGCAGCCATCCTCGagggcacgggtttgattcccgtcaggaGGGTTGAGATGTGATAAAAAATAGTAcacgtagctcacctccattgggagtgtgcccggagagaactgcaccacctcgggacgagaacacgagttttgtccggctccatggctaaatggttaggctgctggcctttggtccatgagtcccgggttcgattcccggccgggttagagattttaaccttcagtggttaattccgatggttcgcgAGTCGGATGTGTGTGCCATCCTCATCATTAGACATGCAGATCgcaaggcgtcaaatcgaaaggcctgcaccaggtctctccggaggccacacttcATTGTGTGCATGCCCTGATGTGTTTTAACAGACTTTTGAAAGAGATCATGAGTAATTCCATCTCGTTTTGATGAAAGTTGGTGCTCTAGGTGGAGATTTTAGACAGGTTTTGCCTGTTGTTCCGCATGCTTCCCATCAAGCAGTTATTCAGAACGTTGGTCAGAATTTAAAGTATTTCATCTGTTTAAAAATATGCAAGCAAGACCAAGCGAATTAGAATTTGCTAATTTTTTGCTGAAAATTGGTAATGGATATTATCCTTCAGTGAATCATAAATCGTCAGAGCAATCTGTTATTAACTGACAACCCTCTACCCTCGCGGAGCAAGACATCGTCTCTGAAGTTTACGGGAATAAATTTATGTCATCAGAAGATGTTATAagtttctttaaaaattgccattcTTTCCCCTACAAATGAACACTGTGCTCAAATCAATTCTAGCCGGAAGGGTCAGAACGTACACcagtgaaaaaaattaaaaaattaaaaaatgaaacacTTTCATTTCCCATAGAGCAGAGATAGCGAACCGACGAGACGCATGCCAATAgttgacacgcgaacacgacttctgtagCACGTTAGACacacattttaatgtttttaacatgtaataaacaggTCTAAAATCTACCaacagcatattttaacattacgcttcaATAAAGAAGTATGCCGCAATTAATTTTACAAATTGTATTAAGCTAAAGCAAAATATAccatattcttaaaatttaccttttttaaatgtaattttcagtaatttttcaAAATAAAGTCATGAACTGTGCCCTGATTTTTATGCATTGATAGGTCAGAGTGCAAACtgactgaagcgagtagcaaatatagtctaccttcaccgtgattatgctatggggattatataagcattaggggtacggcccatcagaacccctataatttatatcACTCTTGCTACATTctagaagagcgggtggccgatatttcctactaaccaattagtttgcaatctaacctgttactgcataaaaatccgggctttaatcatgaaacattcagtcgaatggatttatatgtaacgcAATGTAATACCTAAACGAAGTCAAATGATTTTAATGGAAAATAATCGATGGCACGCTAGACAGTAATAAGTAATAATCAAGACCTTAATTCACACGCTAGtcagtaaaggtttgccatcccagCCATAGAGTTTCTGTGACAGCTTGGAGTTAAGTAGCTTGCCTCCTCACGTCCTTAAATTAAAATTCTGGAACAATTGCAatgtttttcttgctagttgctttacgtcacaccgacgcagataggtcttatggtggcgatggaataggaaaggcctaggaattggaaggaagcggtcgtggccttaattaaggtacagccccagcatttgcctggtgtgaaaatgggaaaccacggaaaaccatcttcagggctgccgacagagggatccgaacctactatctcccggatgcaaggtcacagccgcgcgcccctaaccgcacggccacctcgcccagtGCAATGTTATTAACAGAGTGAAATGCTCCATAGGGACTTCTGAACGTAATTGTAAGAAAAATGCATGACAGTTGTTTGAATCTCGAGATTATTACGATTACGGGGTTAAGTGTTACACAGAGAGTTTTGATTCCTAGAATTGATTTAACACCACCGACTCAACTCTTCCAATTCATTTTAAAAGGCGCCAGTTTCCTATTCGCCTTACATTCAGCATGACGATTAAAGAAGCTCAAGGACAGACTTTGGACCATGCTGGTGTATATTTACCCTAACCTGTATTTAGCCATGGCCAGCTGTACGTAGCAATGTCTCGAGTTCGATCACTTGACAGTTCGAAAATACAAATAGTTCCAGCGAGCCAGAGGACAATAATTTTTAGTGTTTAAGGTGGTGTTCTAATAGCACTACATTTCAGAGACATTGGGCCTAAATTTCTCTACAAATAGGTACTACACACTTCAGTCTATACGTTAATTTATGGAGTCTGTAGGCCTTATTTAGCCACTGCAAACTACATGTAACAAATGCTGTCACTCAATAATTTGTAAGTACCTGATAAATATTATTTACCGAGATAGGGACTTAGTATTCTGTTGAATTTCCACGGATTCAGCTTAGTATGTTAATACTAATAGTGAGAAGACCTAACTAACAAGCGAGGGGCTAAGTGGTTTGGTTCACGCAGCTGTCAAATTgcctctgggagatagtgggttcgaacgccactgtcggcagccctgaagatgattttccgtggattcctattttcacaccaggccacagtcacttccttcctgctcctagccctttcttaccccatcatcgtcataagacctatctgagtcggcgcgacgtaaagttgTAAATATACCCGTCTATGTTCGCCAAAAATTGTGAAGTAGGAAATGTTGTGAACATTTCTGAAATACCTCAACATCTTAATTTAAAGAAGGTCTAAGCCTATTGTATTTGAAAACAAGTAGAAAGAATGAATCAAAGAGAACTGAACAAGCCCAAGATGTCCTCGGATGGGCGTAAGAGAGCCTACTGTGTATGTACACTCATCCGCAAATAAATTAGCCGTTGCAGAAGGTGACTTTCaatcaaaatcctcttgtttgcgGTATgtttccaagtatcatctcttcacCTACCATCTATCCACAAATATACTCACATTTCGAGAATGAATAAAACgtaatatttctttgccggccaattttgTGCGGTTGAGTTTACAACGTAAGCAAGCCGAGGTGGCCGAGTGCCACAAGCCAAAACTGAGTAGGTCTTGAATTACTGCTCCCATTTAAGGCATGAAAACACCCAGGGCATGTAATCGAGTCGATAAAGTTTGGAAATAGTGTAATTTCACAATATTCATATCGAAACTGCCCCTGCACATTTTAATAACGATTATTTCATTCTCCTAAGAATGTGTGAGTAGAGAAGAAGAAATGAGGATgttcggctccttgactgaatggtcagcgtactggcgtttggttcaaagggccctgggttcgatttccggccagggaGAGGTTTTAACTTCGAGAAGTTAATTCCTTTGGTTCTAGATTTGTGCTTATGTagtcgtcttaatacatatctttaATTACACACAACACATAAAGTcatcagagaaacacgcaatagtgaatacaataTTGTGTtggtgtcaggatgggcatccggccgtaaaactaggcttaatcttCATTAGTATTGAGCCCACATAACTGGGAGAAAGGCCAGGAAGGAAGATAGAAATAGGAAATGATAATGAAAATTCAGGAATATAGGGACGATATAGCAGCAGAACTAAAACAGCATACGGTGTTTAGGATGGGAAATAGATGAAGAAGCAGCAATTAACCACAATGCATCTTTATTTGTCTACATAGTGTAACCAGTACTAAGTATACATTAAATTACTTACTTTACATATAATATATTATAAGTCGtatttaaataaatgttttaattATTAAAACATCCGTATCATTTTACGAGTATCTTTTATCATGTGCAAATCGCGGTTCATATCTTCTCCACCAGGCTGCAGTTTATTGGATCTTGTACATGCTCTCAATTTAGAATGATAAGAAATACCTTCAAGTTAATCGGTTCACTCTAAGAAATAAACAAAGATGAGAAAAGCCTGATGAAATTCTCTGTGTGAGTTAAATACGAATGATTTCGAATCGTATTCCTTGTAATAAGTTTAATTCTTCAATTTACTAGGATGGTTCCCCAAAAGTTAGAACCATCTGAATGTGCACTACCAAGCTATCTTCTAAGAATATATTAATGATAAACTCTGTAAAACCAGAATTTATTTTAACATCATTTGTAAAGTGATGAGAGAAATGTAATTTAAACTTCGTACCCGTTTAAGTAATTCATGGGAAATTGTGAAATGATATCAGGCGTACAGTAAAATATATATCATTAAGCTAAATAGGTATTTCAGAGAAAGCTCCATAAATACTCTTTTAGAGAAATAGTGCAGAATTTAGTGTGGTAACCTATTTATCTTGTtctttattttgtagaataaagtaTTTCCAAGCAGCAAGCGACAAGTTTTTGAGCATGGATAAGAACCAACGACATGAGACCTAGCGAAGAAGTGTGGGTTGGAATGTCGGGATGGGCTTAGAAAGGCCTATTGGTAGCGAGTGCGGGAGAAGGAGCGAACCTATTGAAGGGCTGTACTGGTGGGAGAGGATTGCTTCTGGCGAAGGCTACCTGGTCGGCGACTGCGCGAGAGATCTGGGGAGCGATGATGTTGCCGATGGGCTGGAATCCATTCTCGTCGGCGATGTAGTTGACGGTGACTGGTACTCCATCAGTTCCGATATAAGTGTAGGAGCCGGTGACAGCAGAGGCCTCCGCTGGAGTTCCAGGGTTGTTGAGGACACCACTCTCCTGCCGAGCGCTGCCATCAGCACTTTCGTAGCTGTGGGGCAAACACAACATTAACATCGCCAACTAGAACATTGTAGTATTTACAAATCTAAAATTTACGGTATTTGATTTATTGTTGAAATATTTGAATGTCCAAGGCAGAGAAGCTACCGAATTCCTTAAATACTCATGCATTACCCATTGTTATATTTCACAATATAGAAAAGGGAGGGGGGATAATTTCTGATGCCTTCTTCCCTCGTAGTTACTGCGAATTTTATTGAAACTTTTCCATTAAGAGGGAAGTTTATGTCACTGAAATTGCTGAACTATAAGCTTAAATCTCGTTCTAAATTTAAACTAAAATTTCTCTATTCATTCCCATTTATCTGAGAGAGGACACTGTCCCGTAGGAATGTAGTATGATTGCGCGACGAATTTaatcactcctacagtatactgtctttaaggtttattttcctttacactaccgcgtatgaaaatgaacacatggactgcatatccgtatgtggctgggaggcgtgactagtcttaaagtACATaaagaataggaagagcattgtgatatacGAGGTTTGATTTCTTCACCGACGATGTGCCTGATTACGAAGATGAGTGAGTAAATGGACACTTTTTTACTATTCGTCAAACTGGATGTAGTCAAATTATTAATGACTCCACTAGCGGAGATTCAACTAATTCTACCGTATTAGAATCATGATTACTCAAAACTCGTTGAATAAGAAGTCCATTGAAGGGAAGTCTTCATATTAGAAAGAGATTTTACTGAACTTTTGCAATTCGTATTTTGACATAAGTTAGATTTACATACTTGAAATTGTAGGAGCCGTCAACGTTGAGGTCGAAGTTCTGGCTGAGGATGGGCACGAACGCAGGAGGTACTGCTGGAAGGAAGGGTCGCTGAACTGGCCCTACGAATGGCCTTGTTGCCTGAGGGGCGGCTGAGGCGACGGCGGCGAGGGCGATAAAGACTGCGGCGATCATCTGGAAGCAGAACAGACAATTACACAATGTGCATACGTCACATGGATATATATCAGAATATTTGCGAAAGTTGTACGCTTCAATGATCACTTTATGAGTCTTTGCGAACGAATGTAAAATCTCCATGAACTACAAATCGCAATTATCGCTGGTAGAAAAACGTTTTGAATTCAATGATACTAACTCTACTATTAATAAACAATTCACACGGAAGTAGAAACTGTAGAAGAACTGAAATCTGAGGGAAATAAAGTTGGCAGGGACTAGAAGAAAATGGAGATAATTAATTTCAAGCCTATGCTCCTAAAAGAGAAACGAGAGAGATAACGGCGATTCTTATTTTAAGGAGCCCAACATTTTGGTTATCGGCCCCTAAACAGAAGATAAGTGAGTAAGTTACCACCTTGTTGGTTAAAGCGCAGAATAATAACCTCCACTGTATATCCTGCTTGTCATAAGAAGCGACCAATGCTCTGAAGGGCTCCCAAATTGAAACCGAAAGCTCGTATCGGCGAATTAGGCGTCTCCTAACTGAGTTTGACATTACTTCCGCTTAGTTTTGCCAGCCTCTACGCTTCCATGTTTTGTGTTCGACCTCCCTTGACCAACACTTCCGACCTCGACAGAATTAGATTTGCGAgatccagggagtctttcatttcatgacccttgtctttcttttcctCATATTCTCCTTTTTCGAAGGGTCAGCATCCTACCGATATTTCCTCTGAGTGGATTTCAGAAAGGATGGTTGTCCAATTCTACTTCTTCTTGAACCAATACACCCTCGCCTAAGAGGGCTAGAAAGGCATGATATAGAATTTGAGGTATCTATTATATTTCACAACTTATACAATATAACGAAGAGCCTTATCAAAATCTGGACGTTGGCTAGTTAGAAATTGGCCCCAGCTAAGCTACGAGCAACTCATTGAGGCATATTTAGCCTGAGTTTACATGCGGTAGTTGCCATTTCCTTTCCTCTCTTCATCTAGCCAACAGCATATCCAAGTGgggaccactcccaatgttgcttaacttcggaaatcctACGTATCCTGGTGTTTCAGCATACATATTACCCCATacattataaaaacattaaaaCTAGTTATTACATTGCAGAGGTTCTCATTATTATCAATATTTTAAAGTATAATTTAGATTTATTCTTTCGAAGAAAATTGGAATCTAACGATGAAGACATTTAAAAGCTTGATGTTTAATGAATCTTTGTAGGCATATTTGCATAAATTAATTCCTATGTCTCCATGTCTGTCAGTGAACGTGTCAGTTGTgacttatttttaaaaatgttaatttatttcatgcTACAGGTTTTTATACCAATTACAGCAGTATTCCCTTTGACACATCGTAAGTttacaaataattataaaatattatcTAGCCAAATGTTATTAAGTCTACAATAAATTGCTCCAAAATATTCACCTTCATATATAGGCTACACAAAGTCTTGTCATAATATCGGTCAATGGTAGCCgtaaattatttttgaaatattctcAAGTTTGCATTAAAAtcaagatcattatttacacaggCATAGAGACTGTATTGTCTGTGAAGTGGTGAATTCCGTATTTATAAATGTTAAATTAGATCAACAATTTAAGCCTAGCACAACGAAATACAGAAGGGAAAGGAACTGAGGTTTAATGAAGTTAATTGCAAATTGCATCGTTCTGCTTTCAGTCTTCTAAACTGTCTATTTCTAAATTTAGCAGAAGCTCTCCCGTCTATGACTCGTCATCTTCGTGTGTGCGTGAACAATACGAGACATAACAAGAAATCACGAAATGCGTGACGTAGCAAGTTGTGGAGCTACTGGATCGGAGTCCGTTGGTCATCAGCTTAACCTATAGCTCAAAGCTGTTGCGCTTTTAATGATACCTTTTTGTGTGTGGTGCAACCGAGGGATTCTTCTCCCAAATGATGAGAACATCACTGAAAGAAATAACACAGCTATGTGTGAATGTCGTGGCAGTCAGATGTTTTAGCCTACAGGTTATTATTTCTCTACATGTAATATCGCAACATGCGCCGTGAAAATGTGTCTCAATAGTGACACGAGTCCTACCGCAACATCCACAGCGCGTGACAAAATTGTCGTTACAATACTGCAAGCGTGAAGGTGTGGGATGTTGAGCGTGAATACGAACTTCACAATGTATCTTCTCTGTTGAGCAGAAACCTTACGAATTCATCCTGACATCAGCAAATGCCTTTTTAGTATAGTTAATTTTGAAACATATAGTTTAAGCGTCGAAGCATAATATCGGTGATCTTGATAAATAACCCTCCACTAAAGAACGATATTAAGGTAGAATTTACATGTTGGAGGTAAATTAAACGGCTGTTAATCGTGCCGTGTTATCCCTTGCTGTACGGTAAAGGCTTTACCTGTCGGTAATCACCACATTAAGTGAAATAGAGGGCGTAACTCTACAACCTACCGATGTAAGCATCCAGGAATCAACAAGATGATGGTTTCTGCCGCAAGAAATACTTCTCTTTCTCGTCataaagaatttcaaaatttatcgACTTTTTGATGGTGAATGGAAATTACATTAACCTCAAGTTATGAGACTGGAGTAGAGTGTTTAACTCTGAACCAATAGGTATTACCCGCAGGAATTTGTGATGTAGATTGAATGAACATGAGATGCATTGTGTCGCTCTCATATCTACATGTCTGACCTTCCTTAAGGGAAATCGAACCAATGTCTTGCTGGTTGAAACAAACCACTACGCTGCTCCGCATTATTAGTTATCAGAATACAATTAACCATATCGGTATACAAAAGAATTGTCGGActctttgtctgaatggtcagcgttgagggcttcgattcccggcccgttGGGGGGATTTTAATCTCATCTGATTATTCTGCCTCATGGACTGACTGTTCGTGTTTGTCCaaaacttttctcttcatattcagacaacacatcgtACTAcaaaccacaacaggaacacgcaatagtgattacatcaggaagggcatccggccgttaaacaggtccaaatccacatttctcacccgcgaccccacagatatgggaaagtggtaggaaaagaaaggAGGTGTACAAAATAATGCATAAAGATAGACGGTCATTTCACTTGTACCACACTGTCACTGTTCCCTTGAGGTCTGGCAGCTATTGTTACTTCTAATACAATAAATTCACAACCT is drawn from Anabrus simplex isolate iqAnaSimp1 chromosome 1, ASM4041472v1, whole genome shotgun sequence and contains these coding sequences:
- the LOC136868419 gene encoding endocuticle structural glycoprotein SgAbd-9-like — translated: MMIAAVFIALAAVASAAPQATRPFVGPVQRPFLPAVPPAFVPILSQNFDLNVDGSYNFNYESADGSARQESGVLNNPGTPAEASAVTGSYTYIGTDGVPVTVNYIADENGFQPIGNIIAPQISRAVADQVAFARSNPLPPVQPFNRFAPSPALATNRPF